The Mycolicibacterium smegmatis genome has a window encoding:
- the rimP gene encoding ribosome maturation factor RimP, whose translation MAPDPKLPSADLPSQKQVIELLDGEFARAGYEIDDVVVNAATRPPRITIVADSDKGLDLDAVAMLSRLASGLLDTVDTGDTPYVLEVTSPGVDRPLTDEKHFRRARGRKAELSLADGSSLTARLAGTDGDQVNVVVAQGKDFAVRQIPLREITKAVVQVEFSPPNRRELELAEQTGKGARA comes from the coding sequence GTGGCACCGGATCCGAAGTTGCCATCTGCGGATTTGCCGTCGCAGAAGCAAGTGATCGAGCTGCTTGACGGCGAGTTCGCGCGCGCCGGCTACGAGATCGACGATGTCGTCGTCAACGCGGCGACACGCCCGCCGCGCATCACCATCGTCGCCGACAGCGACAAGGGCCTCGATCTGGACGCCGTCGCGATGCTCTCGCGCCTGGCGTCGGGTCTGCTCGACACCGTCGACACGGGCGACACGCCGTATGTGCTCGAGGTCACCTCGCCCGGTGTGGACCGCCCCCTGACTGACGAGAAACACTTCCGCCGCGCTCGTGGCCGCAAGGCCGAGCTGTCGCTTGCCGACGGTTCGTCGCTGACCGCGCGGCTCGCCGGGACCGACGGCGACCAGGTGAACGTCGTGGTGGCACAGGGCAAAGACTTCGCCGTCCGGCAGATACCGCTGCGTGAGATCACCAAGGCCGTTGTCCAAGTAGAGTTTTCGCCGCCGAATCGACGTGAGCTGGAGCTCGCCGAACAAACTGGGAAGGGGGCCCGGGCATGA
- the cobO gene encoding cob(I)yrinic acid a,c-diamide adenosyltransferase: MPQGQPLVVPDDGLTTRARRNAPVLAVHTGPGKGKSTAAFGMALRAWNQGFRVAVFQFVKSAKWKVGEEAVFRELGRLHDEHGAGGPVEWHKMGSGWSWTRKHGSDDDHAAAAADGWAEIKRRLAAEQHDFYVLDEFTYPLKWGWVDVDDVVSTLTERPGRQHVVITGRDAPQALIDAADLVTEMTKIKHPMDVGRKGQKGIEW, from the coding sequence ATGCCCCAGGGACAGCCACTCGTGGTTCCCGACGACGGCCTGACCACGCGCGCCCGGCGCAACGCCCCGGTGCTCGCGGTGCACACCGGGCCCGGTAAGGGAAAGTCCACCGCGGCGTTCGGGATGGCGTTGCGCGCCTGGAACCAGGGTTTTCGTGTCGCGGTGTTCCAGTTCGTCAAGAGCGCGAAGTGGAAGGTCGGCGAGGAGGCGGTGTTCCGCGAACTCGGCAGGCTCCACGACGAGCACGGCGCAGGCGGGCCGGTCGAATGGCACAAGATGGGCTCCGGCTGGTCGTGGACCCGCAAACACGGCAGCGACGACGACCACGCCGCCGCGGCCGCCGACGGCTGGGCCGAGATCAAACGACGACTCGCCGCCGAGCAGCATGATTTCTACGTCCTCGACGAGTTCACCTATCCGCTCAAGTGGGGCTGGGTCGACGTCGACGACGTGGTTTCCACGCTCACGGAGCGGCCGGGCAGGCAGCATGTCGTGATCACCGGCCGTGACGCGCCGCAGGCACTGATCGACGCGGCTGATCTGGTCACCGAGATGACCAAGATCAAGCATCCGATGGACGTGGGGCGCAAGGGCCAGAAGGGCATCGAATGGTAG
- a CDS encoding VOC family protein: protein MAGLTRQEVSDTVSPLGWCLVLGALHVEVLVPTMADAVRAAEHAVNAAGPAASGHLSIDVRADRAVLRLRSRDAGTVTRRDLQLASDISHALSGRGYEMTVNSGVVQAFEIAIDALDIAAVRPFWQAITDYVDHTVSDGGDDPDCLDASELHLGLVDPFGRGPAIWFQQMDAPRPQRNRIHLDIDLPHDAAQARIDAALAAGGTLLYDGRAPAFWVLADPKGNEACICTWQGRD from the coding sequence ATGGCCGGGCTGACGCGACAAGAGGTTTCTGACACCGTGAGTCCGCTCGGCTGGTGTCTGGTGCTCGGCGCCCTCCACGTCGAGGTGCTCGTGCCGACGATGGCCGATGCGGTCCGCGCGGCCGAGCATGCCGTCAACGCTGCGGGCCCAGCCGCGTCCGGACACCTTTCGATCGACGTGCGGGCCGACCGCGCGGTGCTGCGACTGCGCTCGCGCGACGCGGGCACCGTCACGCGTCGCGATCTGCAACTGGCCTCGGACATCTCGCACGCCCTCTCCGGGCGCGGCTACGAGATGACCGTCAACAGCGGCGTGGTGCAGGCGTTCGAGATCGCGATCGACGCGCTCGACATCGCCGCGGTGCGCCCGTTCTGGCAGGCGATCACCGACTACGTCGACCACACGGTCTCCGACGGGGGTGACGACCCCGACTGCCTGGATGCGTCCGAACTGCATCTCGGGCTCGTCGACCCGTTCGGGCGCGGCCCGGCGATCTGGTTCCAGCAGATGGACGCCCCGCGGCCGCAGCGCAACCGCATCCACCTCGACATCGACCTGCCGCACGACGCGGCGCAGGCACGCATCGACGCGGCCCTGGCCGCGGGCGGCACACTGCTCTACGACGGGCGTGCCCCGGCCTTCTGGGTACTGGCCGATCCCAAGGGAAACGAGGCCTGCATCTGCACCTGGCAAGGCCGGGACTGA
- a CDS encoding magnesium chelatase subunit D family protein: protein MIQQTYPLSAIVGQDRLRLALVLCAVRPEIGGVLIRGEKGTAKSTAVRGLAAVLAAVDEDAKLVELPIGATEDRVVGSLDLQKVLRDGEHAFSPGLLARAHGGVLYVDEVNLLHDHLVDVLLDAAAMGRVHVERDGISHSHEARFVLIGTMNPEEGELRPQLLDRFGLTVDVTASRDVDVRVEVIRARMDFEADPEGFVRRHAEADAELSRRIAAARDLVDSVVLPDTELRRIAALCAAFDVDGMRADLVVARTAVAHAAWRGAGTVSEEDVRVAAELALPHRRRRDPFDDPGLDPDRLDEAMQQAGEQAEAGPESNPETDPETDPDFDPDFDPPGGGATTDSDAAAPQGKPKSSSTRQSAPPAATFRTRALVVPGIGEGAPGKRSRARNRTGKPIAATAEPGEGHGVHVFGTLLATAGRQREPGRPRPVPEDIRRAVREGREGNLVIFVVDASGSMAARDRMSAVSGAAMSLLRDAYQRRDKVAVITFRGQDARVLLPPTSSVYIASRRLARFDTGGKTPLAQGLLAARDVVIREKARDRARRSLVVVLTDGRATGGPDPLQRARRAAAALVAEGTAAVVVDCETSFVRLGLAQELATQLGGEAVRLEQLRADELTRLVKTRSDAA from the coding sequence GTGATCCAGCAGACGTATCCCCTGAGCGCGATCGTCGGGCAGGACCGGCTGAGGCTCGCGCTCGTGCTGTGTGCCGTGCGTCCCGAGATCGGCGGTGTGCTGATCCGCGGCGAGAAGGGCACCGCGAAATCCACTGCTGTGCGCGGACTTGCCGCTGTGCTCGCAGCCGTCGACGAGGACGCGAAACTGGTCGAACTGCCCATCGGCGCCACCGAGGACCGTGTGGTCGGCTCGCTGGATCTGCAGAAGGTGCTGCGCGACGGCGAACACGCGTTCTCGCCGGGCCTGCTGGCCCGCGCGCACGGCGGCGTGCTGTACGTCGACGAGGTGAACCTGCTGCACGACCACCTGGTGGACGTTCTGCTCGACGCGGCCGCCATGGGACGCGTGCACGTCGAACGCGACGGCATCTCGCACTCGCACGAGGCGCGGTTCGTCCTGATCGGCACCATGAACCCCGAAGAGGGTGAACTGCGGCCCCAGCTGCTGGACCGGTTCGGCCTGACCGTCGACGTGACCGCGTCGCGCGACGTCGACGTCCGTGTCGAGGTGATCCGTGCCCGAATGGATTTCGAGGCCGACCCGGAGGGCTTCGTGCGCCGCCACGCCGAGGCCGACGCCGAGTTGTCGCGGCGCATCGCCGCGGCGCGGGACCTGGTCGACTCGGTGGTGTTGCCCGACACCGAGTTACGGCGCATCGCCGCGCTGTGTGCGGCGTTCGACGTGGACGGTATGCGCGCCGATCTGGTCGTGGCCCGTACCGCGGTCGCCCACGCGGCATGGCGCGGGGCGGGCACCGTGTCCGAGGAGGACGTGCGGGTGGCCGCGGAGTTGGCGTTGCCGCACCGGCGCCGTCGCGATCCCTTCGACGATCCCGGACTGGACCCGGATCGCCTCGACGAGGCCATGCAGCAGGCGGGGGAGCAGGCCGAGGCCGGTCCGGAAAGCAACCCGGAAACCGACCCGGAAACCGATCCGGACTTCGACCCCGATTTCGACCCACCCGGCGGCGGTGCCACCACCGATTCGGATGCCGCTGCGCCGCAGGGTAAGCCGAAAAGCTCCTCGACACGGCAGAGCGCGCCGCCTGCGGCAACCTTCCGCACAAGGGCGCTCGTGGTGCCCGGGATCGGTGAGGGTGCGCCCGGCAAGCGCTCGCGTGCGCGCAACCGCACGGGCAAGCCCATCGCCGCGACGGCAGAACCGGGCGAGGGCCACGGTGTGCACGTGTTCGGCACGCTGCTCGCCACCGCCGGGCGCCAGCGGGAACCGGGACGGCCGCGACCGGTGCCAGAGGACATCCGGCGCGCGGTGCGCGAAGGACGTGAGGGCAACCTGGTGATCTTCGTCGTCGACGCATCGGGGTCGATGGCCGCGCGCGACCGCATGTCCGCGGTCAGCGGGGCTGCGATGTCGCTGCTGCGCGACGCCTATCAGCGTCGCGACAAGGTCGCGGTGATCACCTTCCGCGGGCAGGACGCCCGCGTGCTGCTGCCGCCGACGTCGTCGGTGTACATCGCGAGCCGTCGGCTCGCGCGGTTCGACACCGGCGGGAAAACCCCGCTGGCGCAGGGACTCCTGGCCGCCCGTGACGTGGTGATCCGGGAGAAGGCCCGTGACCGGGCACGCCGCAGCCTGGTGGTGGTGCTCACCGACGGCCGTGCGACCGGGGGCCCGGACCCGCTGCAGCGCGCCAGGCGGGCCGCCGCCGCGCTGGTCGCCGAGGGCACGGCCGCCGTGGTCGTCGACTGCGAAACCTCGTTCGTGCGGCTGGGTTTGGCGCAGGAACTGGCCACGCAGCTGGGCGGTGAGGCCGTACGGCTGGAGCAGCTGCGGGCAGACGAGTTGACCCGGCTGGTCAAGACCAGGTCAGACGCGGCGTAG
- a CDS encoding proline--tRNA ligase, with protein MITRMSELFLRTLRDDPADAEVPSHKLLIRAGYVRAVGPGIYSWLPLGLRVLRKIENVVRSEMNAIGAQEILLPALLPRGPYETTNRWTEYGDTLFRLQDRRNNDYLLGPTHEELFTLTVKGEYSSYKDFPVILYQIQTKYRDEARPRAGILRGREFVMKDSYSFDVDDDGLKNAYYQHREAYQRIFARLGVRYVIVSAVSGAMGGSASEEFLAESEVGEDTFVRCVESGYAANVEAVITRAPEAQPTEGLPEAKVYDTPDTPTIATLVEWANSASLPQFEGRTVTAADTLKNVLLKTREPGGEWELLAVGVPGDREVDEKRLGAALEPAEFALLDDADFAANPFLVKGYVGPKALQDNGVRYLVDPRVVHGSSWITGADAPNRHVVGLVAGRDFTPDGTIEAAEVRDGDPSPDGAGVLTSARGIEIGHIFQLGRKYTDAFSADVLGEDGKPLRLTMGSYGIGVSRLVAVIAEQQHDQLGLRWPSSVAPFDVHVVVANKDAGARAGAAELVADLDRLGHEVLFDDRQASPGVKFKDAELLGMPWIVVVGRGWADGVVELRNRFTGETREIAADGAAAEISSVLAG; from the coding sequence GTGATCACCCGTATGTCCGAGCTGTTCCTGCGAACCCTGCGCGACGACCCCGCCGACGCCGAAGTACCCAGCCACAAGTTGCTGATCCGGGCCGGCTATGTCCGTGCCGTGGGCCCTGGGATCTACAGCTGGCTCCCTCTGGGCCTGCGGGTGCTGCGCAAGATCGAGAACGTCGTGCGCTCCGAGATGAACGCGATCGGCGCGCAGGAGATCCTGCTGCCCGCGCTGCTGCCGCGCGGGCCGTACGAGACCACCAACCGCTGGACCGAGTACGGCGACACCCTGTTCCGCCTGCAGGACCGGCGTAACAACGACTACCTGCTGGGCCCGACGCACGAGGAGCTGTTCACGCTCACCGTCAAGGGCGAGTACTCGTCGTACAAGGACTTCCCGGTCATCCTGTACCAGATCCAGACCAAATACCGCGACGAGGCGCGTCCCCGCGCCGGCATCCTGCGCGGCCGCGAGTTCGTCATGAAGGACTCGTACTCCTTCGACGTCGACGACGACGGTCTCAAGAATGCCTATTACCAGCACCGCGAGGCCTATCAGCGCATCTTCGCGCGGTTGGGCGTGCGCTACGTGATCGTCTCCGCGGTGTCCGGCGCCATGGGCGGCAGCGCGTCCGAGGAGTTCCTCGCCGAGAGCGAGGTCGGCGAGGACACGTTCGTGCGCTGCGTGGAGTCCGGTTACGCGGCCAATGTCGAGGCCGTGATCACCAGGGCACCCGAGGCACAGCCGACCGAGGGGCTGCCGGAGGCCAAGGTGTACGACACCCCGGACACCCCGACCATCGCGACGCTGGTCGAGTGGGCCAACTCGGCGTCGCTGCCGCAGTTCGAGGGACGCACCGTCACCGCGGCCGACACCCTCAAGAACGTTCTGCTCAAGACCCGCGAGCCCGGTGGTGAGTGGGAACTGCTCGCGGTGGGGGTGCCCGGTGACCGTGAGGTCGACGAGAAGCGCCTGGGCGCGGCGCTCGAGCCGGCCGAGTTCGCGCTGCTCGACGACGCCGACTTCGCCGCCAACCCGTTCCTGGTCAAGGGCTATGTGGGTCCGAAGGCCCTGCAGGACAACGGGGTTCGCTACCTGGTCGACCCGCGGGTGGTGCACGGTTCCTCATGGATCACCGGCGCCGACGCGCCCAACCGGCACGTCGTCGGACTGGTCGCGGGCCGTGACTTCACCCCGGACGGCACCATCGAGGCCGCCGAGGTGCGCGACGGCGATCCGTCACCGGACGGCGCCGGTGTGCTGACCTCGGCCCGCGGCATCGAGATCGGTCACATCTTCCAGCTGGGCCGCAAGTACACCGACGCGTTCTCCGCCGACGTGCTCGGCGAGGACGGCAAGCCCCTGCGCCTGACCATGGGCTCCTACGGCATCGGCGTGTCCCGCCTGGTCGCGGTGATCGCCGAGCAACAGCACGACCAACTCGGGCTGCGGTGGCCGAGCTCGGTGGCGCCGTTCGACGTGCATGTCGTCGTCGCCAACAAGGACGCCGGTGCCCGTGCAGGCGCGGCCGAACTGGTCGCCGACCTCGACCGCCTCGGTCACGAGGTGCTGTTCGACGACCGGCAGGCCTCGCCCGGCGTGAAGTTCAAGGACGCCGAACTGCTCGGCATGCCGTGGATCGTCGTGGTCGGCCGCGGCTGGGCCGACGGCGTGGTCGAGCTGCGCAACCGGTTCACCGGCGAGACCCGCGAGATCGCGGCCGACGGCGCGGCCGCCGAGATCTCGTCCGTTCTCGCGGGCTGA
- a CDS encoding MFS transporter: MTALNDAERAAARVGLAARLPSWFPSWGFLSAVIAIGGMQLLATMDSTVAIVALPKIQDELSLSDAGRSWVITAYVLTFGGLMLLGGRLGDTIGRKRTFIVGVTLFTIASVLCGIAWNETTLVTARLLQGVGAAIASPTGLALVATTFPKGPARNAATAVFGAMTAIGSVMGLVVGGALTEVSWRWAFLVNVPIGLVMVYLARTALQETNRERMKLDAAGALLATLACTAAVFAFTQGPESGWLAPITLASGAAALVFGLAFLIAERNAENPVVPFALFRERNRVATFAAIFLAGGVLFTLTVLIGLYVQDILGYSALRAGVGFIPFVIGMGIGLGAASQLVRSIPPRVLVIAGGILVLGAMIYGSTLHRGIPYFPNLVLPITIGGIGIGTIVVPLTLSAIAGVNLDRIGPASAIALMLQNLGGPLVLAVIQAVITSRTLFLGGTTGPVKAMNDEQIGALDAAYTYGLLWVAAVAVLVGAAALFIGYTSQQVAHAQDVKDAMDAGEIEVDQPPIG, encoded by the coding sequence ATGACGGCTCTCAACGACGCAGAGCGCGCAGCCGCCCGTGTGGGCCTGGCAGCCCGACTCCCGTCCTGGTTCCCGTCCTGGGGATTCCTTTCGGCGGTGATCGCCATCGGCGGCATGCAGTTGCTCGCCACCATGGACAGCACGGTCGCAATCGTCGCGTTGCCCAAGATCCAGGACGAGCTGAGCCTTTCCGACGCCGGGCGCAGCTGGGTCATCACGGCGTATGTACTGACCTTCGGCGGCCTCATGTTGCTGGGCGGGCGCCTCGGCGACACGATCGGCCGCAAGCGGACGTTCATCGTCGGCGTGACGTTGTTCACCATCGCCTCGGTCCTGTGCGGAATCGCCTGGAACGAGACCACGTTGGTGACCGCACGGCTGCTGCAGGGCGTCGGCGCCGCGATCGCCTCGCCCACCGGCCTCGCGCTCGTCGCGACGACGTTCCCCAAGGGACCCGCCCGTAACGCCGCCACCGCGGTGTTCGGCGCGATGACGGCCATCGGCTCGGTCATGGGCCTGGTGGTCGGCGGCGCACTGACCGAGGTGTCGTGGCGGTGGGCCTTCCTGGTGAACGTGCCCATCGGCCTGGTCATGGTCTACCTGGCGCGCACGGCACTGCAGGAGACCAACCGCGAGCGCATGAAGCTCGACGCGGCCGGCGCGCTACTGGCCACACTCGCGTGCACCGCCGCGGTGTTCGCGTTCACGCAGGGCCCCGAAAGCGGTTGGCTCGCCCCGATCACGCTGGCGTCCGGCGCGGCCGCGCTGGTCTTCGGCCTCGCGTTCCTGATCGCCGAACGCAACGCCGAGAACCCCGTCGTCCCGTTCGCGCTGTTCCGCGAACGCAACCGGGTCGCCACGTTCGCCGCGATCTTCCTGGCCGGCGGTGTGCTGTTCACCCTCACCGTGCTGATCGGCCTCTACGTGCAGGACATCCTCGGCTACAGCGCGCTGCGCGCCGGTGTCGGATTCATCCCGTTCGTGATCGGCATGGGCATCGGCCTCGGCGCGGCCTCGCAACTCGTGCGGTCCATCCCGCCGCGCGTGCTGGTGATCGCGGGCGGAATCCTGGTGCTGGGCGCCATGATCTACGGTTCGACACTGCACCGCGGCATCCCGTACTTCCCGAACCTGGTGCTGCCCATCACGATCGGCGGTATCGGCATCGGCACGATCGTGGTGCCGCTGACGCTGTCGGCCATCGCGGGGGTGAACCTGGACCGCATCGGTCCCGCATCGGCCATCGCGCTGATGCTGCAGAACCTCGGCGGACCGCTGGTGCTCGCGGTCATCCAGGCCGTCATAACGTCGCGCACCTTGTTCCTGGGCGGCACCACCGGTCCCGTCAAGGCCATGAACGACGAGCAGATCGGTGCACTGGACGCCGCCTACACCTACGGCCTGCTGTGGGTCGCCGCGGTGGCCGTCCTGGTGGGCGCCGCCGCACTGTTCATCGGATACACCTCGCAACAGGTGGCCCACGCGCAGGACGTCAAGGACGCGATGGACGCCGGCGAGATCGAGGTCGACCAGCCTCCGATCGGCTGA
- a CDS encoding GNAT family N-acetyltransferase produces MTVSLRRSWAKDLDAPTLYELLKLRVEVFVVEQATPYPELDGRDLLAETRHFWLEGPDGEVISTLRLMEEHPGGEKVFRIGRVCTKRSARGQGHVARLMQAALAEVGDYPCHINAQTYLEDMYGKHGFVRDGEEFLDDGIPHIPMVRPGTRAEAEQP; encoded by the coding sequence ATGACGGTGTCACTGCGCCGCAGCTGGGCCAAAGACCTCGATGCGCCAACGCTTTACGAGTTGCTCAAGCTGCGCGTCGAGGTGTTCGTCGTCGAACAGGCCACGCCGTACCCGGAACTGGACGGACGCGACCTGCTCGCCGAGACCCGGCACTTCTGGCTTGAGGGGCCCGACGGCGAGGTGATCTCCACGCTGCGCCTCATGGAGGAGCATCCCGGCGGCGAGAAGGTGTTCCGTATCGGCCGGGTGTGCACCAAACGCAGCGCACGCGGCCAGGGGCACGTCGCGCGGTTGATGCAGGCCGCGCTGGCCGAGGTCGGGGACTACCCGTGCCACATCAACGCCCAGACGTATCTGGAGGACATGTACGGCAAGCACGGTTTCGTGCGTGACGGCGAGGAGTTCCTCGACGACGGCATCCCGCACATCCCGATGGTGCGCCCCGGAACCCGTGCCGAGGCCGAGCAACCGTGA
- the cobA gene encoding uroporphyrinogen-III C-methyltransferase produces the protein MTEDAYLVGLRLSGKKVVVVGGGTVAQRRLPLLLANGADVHVITRAATPVVEALQKDDPGITLELRDFRPGDLEGAWYVIAATDDPVVNAAIAAEADERRIFCVRADIAREGSAVTPATFEHDGLSVGVLAGGEHRRSAAIRSAIHEALQQGLVTEDMPGELTSGVALVGGGPGDPELITVRGRRLLARADVVVADRLAPQELLAELGPHVEVIDAAKIPYGRAMAQEAINAVLIERARAGKFVVRLKGGDPFVFARGYEEVLACSEAGIPVTVVPGVTSAIAVPALAGVPVTHRGMTHEFVVVSGHVAPGHPESLVNWDALAAMRGTIVLLMAVERIEQFAKVLLEGGRPADTPVLVVQHGTTMAQRTLHATLADAPERIRSEGIRPPAIIVIGPVAGFAG, from the coding sequence GTGACCGAAGATGCCTACCTCGTCGGCCTGCGCCTGTCGGGCAAGAAGGTCGTCGTTGTCGGCGGCGGAACCGTCGCGCAGCGCCGGCTGCCCCTGCTGCTCGCCAACGGCGCCGACGTCCACGTCATCACCCGCGCCGCGACCCCGGTTGTGGAAGCCCTGCAGAAGGACGATCCGGGGATCACGCTGGAGCTGCGCGACTTCCGGCCCGGTGACCTCGAAGGCGCCTGGTATGTGATCGCCGCAACCGACGATCCCGTCGTCAACGCCGCGATCGCGGCCGAGGCCGACGAGCGGCGGATCTTCTGCGTGCGCGCCGACATCGCGCGCGAAGGCTCGGCGGTGACCCCCGCGACGTTCGAGCACGACGGACTCTCCGTTGGCGTGCTCGCCGGCGGCGAGCACCGCCGCTCGGCCGCGATCCGCTCGGCCATCCACGAGGCGCTGCAGCAAGGCCTCGTCACCGAGGACATGCCCGGCGAGCTCACGAGCGGCGTGGCCCTGGTCGGCGGTGGGCCGGGCGACCCGGAGCTCATCACCGTCCGCGGCAGGCGGTTGCTGGCGCGCGCCGACGTGGTCGTGGCCGACCGGCTGGCACCGCAGGAACTGCTGGCCGAACTCGGCCCGCACGTCGAGGTGATCGACGCCGCGAAGATCCCGTACGGCCGCGCGATGGCGCAGGAGGCCATCAACGCGGTGCTGATCGAACGGGCCAGGGCGGGCAAGTTCGTCGTGCGCCTCAAGGGCGGCGATCCGTTCGTGTTCGCGCGCGGCTACGAAGAGGTGCTCGCGTGCAGTGAGGCCGGGATTCCCGTGACCGTCGTGCCGGGTGTGACGAGTGCCATAGCGGTTCCGGCTCTGGCGGGTGTCCCGGTGACGCATCGGGGTATGACGCACGAGTTCGTGGTGGTCAGCGGCCATGTTGCGCCAGGGCACCCCGAATCGTTAGTGAATTGGGATGCACTCGCAGCGATGCGCGGCACGATCGTGTTGCTGATGGCCGTCGAGCGCATCGAGCAGTTCGCCAAGGTCCTCCTCGAAGGCGGACGACCTGCGGATACGCCGGTTCTGGTGGTGCAGCACGGAACCACCATGGCGCAGCGCACTTTGCATGCGACGCTCGCCGACGCGCCAGAGCGCATCCGTTCGGAGGGCATCCGACCTCCCGCGATCATCGTGATCGGCCCCGTGGCGGGCTTTGCCGGTTAA
- a CDS encoding ferritin-like domain-containing protein encodes MTSPEPTTGPARPTDAADAALFDAVATEHGIIYGYGLVSAHSSPEENSLVAAAMAEHRARREAAIEMLEGRSVTPPLPAAGYRLPSEVSDPVDAANLAVRMEQDAAVAWRAVLEQATTSEDRAFAVTALTESAVTAAKWSKFLDVWPVTVPFPGGAE; translated from the coding sequence ATGACGTCGCCGGAGCCCACGACGGGGCCGGCCCGGCCCACAGACGCCGCCGATGCCGCGCTGTTCGACGCCGTGGCCACCGAGCACGGCATCATCTACGGCTACGGCCTGGTCTCGGCACATTCGAGCCCCGAGGAGAACTCGCTGGTCGCGGCGGCGATGGCCGAGCACCGGGCACGGCGGGAAGCCGCCATCGAGATGCTCGAAGGCCGCTCGGTGACCCCTCCCCTGCCTGCCGCGGGGTACCGCCTGCCGTCGGAGGTGTCCGACCCCGTCGACGCCGCCAACCTCGCGGTGCGCATGGAGCAGGACGCCGCCGTGGCCTGGCGCGCGGTGCTGGAGCAGGCCACGACGTCCGAGGACCGCGCCTTCGCCGTGACGGCCCTCACCGAGTCGGCGGTCACGGCGGCGAAGTGGAGCAAGTTCCTCGACGTCTGGCCCGTGACCGTGCCCTTCCCCGGCGGCGCCGAATAA
- a CDS encoding cobyrinate a,c-diamide synthase has product MVGTTPAVVIAAPASGSGKTTVSTGLIGALRAAGHTVAPFKVGPDFIDPGYHAVAAGRPGRNLDPVLVGEDLIGPLYAHGSAGADIAVVEGVMGLFDGRICDQMTGTPQGSAAQVASLLGAPVILVVDARGQSQSIAALLHGFTTFDSAVHVAGVILNRVGSPRHEAVLRQACEHAGVAVLGAIPRADELSVPSRHLGLITAVEHGRQARDAVAAMTELVGRHVDLAAVMACASARVSAQPWSPCVETSFPVADVAGVTVALASGKAFSFGYAEHAELLRGTGATVAEFDPLVDPLPDGADALVLPGGFPEQFTAELSANDLVRQQIRELAERGAPIHAECAGLTYLVDDLDGAPMCGVLRGSAKFTERLTLGYRDAVAVVDSSMHAAGERVVGHEFHRTAVTFDDDLPPAWAFAGRGGAPARDGAVLRGVHAGYLHTHPAAHPQAIARFVASAVPTN; this is encoded by the coding sequence ATGGTAGGCACCACCCCGGCGGTGGTGATCGCCGCTCCCGCCTCGGGCAGCGGCAAGACCACGGTGAGCACAGGCCTCATCGGCGCGTTACGCGCCGCCGGGCACACCGTGGCGCCGTTCAAGGTGGGTCCCGATTTCATCGACCCCGGCTACCACGCGGTGGCCGCGGGCCGGCCCGGGCGCAACCTCGATCCGGTGCTCGTCGGTGAGGACCTGATCGGCCCGTTGTACGCGCACGGCAGTGCCGGCGCCGACATCGCGGTGGTCGAGGGTGTCATGGGTCTGTTCGACGGGCGCATCTGCGACCAGATGACCGGCACACCGCAGGGATCTGCCGCCCAGGTGGCGAGTCTGCTGGGCGCACCGGTGATTCTCGTCGTCGATGCGCGGGGGCAGAGCCAGAGCATCGCGGCGCTGCTGCACGGCTTCACCACGTTCGACTCGGCCGTGCATGTCGCGGGCGTCATCCTCAACCGGGTCGGGTCGCCGCGCCACGAGGCCGTGCTGCGGCAGGCATGCGAGCACGCCGGTGTCGCGGTGCTCGGGGCGATCCCGCGTGCCGACGAATTGAGCGTTCCCTCAAGGCATCTCGGTCTCATCACCGCTGTCGAACACGGCAGGCAGGCCCGCGACGCGGTGGCTGCGATGACCGAACTGGTGGGCCGACATGTCGACCTCGCGGCCGTGATGGCCTGTGCGAGTGCCCGGGTGAGCGCGCAGCCGTGGAGTCCGTGCGTCGAAACCTCGTTCCCGGTCGCAGATGTCGCCGGCGTCACGGTCGCGCTCGCGTCCGGCAAGGCGTTCAGTTTCGGCTACGCCGAGCACGCCGAACTCCTGCGCGGTACGGGCGCGACCGTCGCCGAGTTCGACCCACTGGTCGACCCGTTGCCCGACGGCGCCGACGCGCTCGTGCTGCCCGGCGGCTTCCCGGAACAGTTCACCGCCGAACTGTCGGCCAATGACCTTGTGCGCCAGCAGATCCGCGAGCTCGCCGAACGCGGCGCACCGATCCACGCCGAGTGCGCGGGCCTGACGTATCTGGTCGACGACCTCGACGGCGCGCCGATGTGCGGTGTGCTGCGCGGATCGGCGAAGTTCACCGAACGGCTCACGCTGGGCTACCGCGACGCGGTCGCCGTGGTGGACTCGTCGATGCACGCCGCGGGGGAGCGGGTAGTCGGCCATGAATTCCACCGCACCGCAGTCACATTCGACGACGATCTGCCGCCGGCGTGGGCCTTCGCGGGCCGCGGTGGCGCCCCGGCGCGCGACGGTGCGGTGTTGCGTGGTGTGCACGCGGGTTACCTGCACACCCATCCCGCGGCGCACCCGCAGGCGATCGCCCGGTTCGTGGCGTCGGCGGTGCCGACCAATTGA